From the Mahella australiensis 50-1 BON genome, the window GGCCACAGCGCTGTCATCTTTCGGACTTATTTCCTCCCAGCCGATATCCACATCGTAAGTGTCAAGCTTCATATTCTGAACTTTACTCCACATAGCCAGGTACATACTGGCCAATTCGCTGTAATATTCTTCAAACATGCCGCGTTTGCGCCGTATCTTCCTGGCCAATGGCACCATCTGCTCCGACACAGATGCTTTCGATGATGCCACAGCCGTGCCGAATGCGAATTCGGGCGTCTCACTAACGTCAACGATGCAATAGAATATAAACTCCAGCAAAGTGGTTATACCTGTCAGGCCACTGTCAGCCGTGATGAAATCCGCATCGTCTCCATCCTGCATGAGAAATATTTCTTTATCGGCAAATTTCAGCTTGCCCGCATCTATTTCTTCCTTGCTGAAGTTGTCCTCAAGAAATTTCTCAACATCTTTAAGCTTAAACTTGGCTTTTGGACGGCTAAACAGTTTTGAGCCCTGAGCAGCAAAAAGCATCGTATCATGGTACACTTTCATGAATGGTTCAATCGGCTCCAAGTCACTGTTGCCATAAAGCTGCGTTTCCTCGGCCTCATTCTTAAAATGCACAACCGGTATAAATCCCCAGGGATTAGGCTCGGTTCCGTTTTTCATTAGCAGTTCTGCCGGCGCCCTGCTGTCATATTCAATCGTCCTGGCTGTACCCGTCAATGTTTCTGTTACCGTATAATCATTTATTGTTCTGCCTTGGGCATCCGTAACCGTAACAGGATATCGTATAATAAGCTGCTGGTATGAACCGGTTAGTGGATCCAGTATTGGCGTAACCCATTCTGGCGGTATTAGGCGCAAATCAAATACTTGTTGTCGTGAATTAAACTTAGCTGGTACCCTATCTATACGCACAAAAACATCTCCATCGCGAAGCACGTTTCGGTTTATACGCAACAGCTTTCCTGCCCATTTCGACATCACACTCTCCAACTCATTATCTGCTTCTGGATCAGCATGCGTAAAATGCGGAACACCCATAAACCCCGCTGTAGTGTTTATAATAGGCCTAGCGAAACCAGCACCTAATTTATAACGGTCATCTGCGTTGTTATATAATGCTCGCGCTAACTTATAGTCAACCCTGCTGCTGTCCAGCTTATACGGCACCATATAAGCATAAAAATACGGCACCCAATTACGCAGTGCCGATATCTCGCCGGTAGCTTTTTTGAATATATTGAATATATTAGGCATACAACGATGCCCCCTTTAAAAGTTTTTTTACAGTATCTGATATTGGCTGACCACTGGCTTTCGCAAATGCTAAAACTACTGCATCTGCCCTGTCCGGTGATCTTCCTAATCGTTTCTTCATATCTTCTTTTGATTCCACTTGAATGCGTCCGCGGGAATCAATCTTATATTTAACTCCAGATAAGTCGGCCAAAAGTTCATCGTCTGGCGGCAATGCTATCGGTTCAGGGTTGAGCCTTTGATTTGGATCTAGCAGCTCCCTCATATTCCACCATAGCTCACTGCGCAGGTTAGCAAACTTTTCAGTGTCAGTTGCAGCCTCAGCTACGTTTATGCCTATAACAGGATGACCCTGTTCTTTCAAACGGTCAACAACACCAGCACCTACACCGATAACATCCACCTTAGTTTTGCTTGCTCCAATTTTTCGATGTACCATTATTATACAGCCAACAGTCTCCATAGTATCCTGTTTGGCGTAAACATTAAGTGGCAATACTTTCTGGCCACGCCTAGCAGCGATGACAGTTTTATCGCTACCGAATCTAGCTACGTCTACCCCAATTTCAATTGGCTCACCTTCTGGTGTATCTTCCCACCTAGCCATAGCTGCCTCTATCCATGCTAACGGTATAAGTGTATCCTCCCCCTCACTTGGAAATTGGCCTAAAACGCGAGCCTGATAAGCCGGCGAATTCGGCCCCCATCGTCGGTATTTATCGGCCACCCACGCCGGCGTGATTAACTTTGGATTTGGCAATGAATTAGTTATTTTACTTTCCCAAGTTTTGTTAATTATGTCATCTTCGGTAATCCCAAATGCCGTAAAGTTGGGCGTAGTAAAAGCCGAGATAGATATATTTTCCCAGCCCGGCGTACGGAATGCATTGTAAAACGTACCGCCAACCGAAGTTGGATTGCCCAAAAGCAAAAGGCGTGCATGTTCGCTTGTTAATACGCCTTCAATGGCTTCAAATATTTCCTCCGGCACTCCAGCGGCTTCATCTACCACTACCAGGATATTTTCCTCATGGAAACCCTGGAAACGGTCCGGTTCATTAGTGCTTAAGCCCACAGCATACCACTCATCCTGTATGATCTGAATCTCAGGCCGCTTCGGTAAAAGATTACCGCCAAGTGGTACCTTGGACCTGCGGTAGCTAGCTCTAACCTCTTTCCAAATCAGCTTTTCTACCTGACGCCATGTCGGTGCTGTTGAGAGTACTATACTAGGGTAAAATGAATATAAGAACCAAAGAATCACCTGGCCGGCAATGAAACTCTTCCCTGCACCGTGGCAACTCCGAACAGCCGTTCTTGGATTATCTCTTACTGCTGAAATAATATCAATTTGTTTCTTCCAAGGCCTAGTCCCTAGAATTTCAATTACAAACCAAACGGGATCGTTTTGCATTTTCTGAGCTAATTGCCTAACCTGGACCTTATCAATCATAAGGATCACTGGCCGCTATCATCAAATCTACCAAGGACTGCACAGCATCAGCCTTCTTACTTTCTGGATCATCCCCCAGTATTTCCTGCTTCTGCTTAATGGCCTGGCGCATTTCGCTTTGCAGTTTCTCGCGTAATTGTACTAGCGCCATCGGTGGGTTTTTGCGTTGCTTTATCAAATCTTTAAGCCAAGCTGTAGTTGCCTGGCTTAATTCGAAATTGTCAGCAATAGTATCATCCAGTATTTCGATATCGGACAATCGCCTTTCTACAGCTTTTTGAAACCGCTGTTGGCTTTTTTGATACTGCTCCTTAGCTTCAGTCTTAATGTCAAAATGCTCATTAAGGTGCTGCCAAATTGATTTATAGCTTATATCTTCGTCACACTCTTCTTTAAGCCTGGAAGAGATCGCTCTCGGGCTCAATCCTTTTTCTTTAGCCCACTTTTCTATCTCGACCCGGTGCTGGCTGTTACATACCTTGCACCGGGAAGAATATCCAGCCGACATCCGGGCCACCTCCTTGTTACTGTTACTCTCGTTACCGTT encodes:
- a CDS encoding phage portal protein, producing MPNIFNIFKKATGEISALRNWVPYFYAYMVPYKLDSSRVDYKLARALYNNADDRYKLGAGFARPIINTTAGFMGVPHFTHADPEADNELESVMSKWAGKLLRINRNVLRDGDVFVRIDRVPAKFNSRQQVFDLRLIPPEWVTPILDPLTGSYQQLIIRYPVTVTDAQGRTINDYTVTETLTGTARTIEYDSRAPAELLMKNGTEPNPWGFIPVVHFKNEAEETQLYGNSDLEPIEPFMKVYHDTMLFAAQGSKLFSRPKAKFKLKDVEKFLEDNFSKEEIDAGKLKFADKEIFLMQDGDDADFITADSGLTGITTLLEFIFYCIVDVSETPEFAFGTAVASSKASVSEQMVPLARKIRRKRGMFEEYYSELASMYLAMWSKVQNMKLDTYDVDIGWEEISPKDDSAVANTIKTLVDGLSTAIESGLMSIDAAAEFLREFVPSMLPWADPDADDDERRRVAKSMIFRRRVEDGQGFEEGQQTGEELSNADSME